The nucleotide sequence GCGCATCACCCAGCTTGAAGCTGACCAACACCGCCAGCCACACGAGCATGCCGGGCTGCATCAGCAGGCCGCGGTAATGGCGCCATAATAATCCGGGGCCTGCCGGCTCTGCCTGCGCCGGCTGAAATGGCAGCTCGCGCTTTTCAGCAAAGCGCCAAATCGGCACGGTCATCAGCACCAGCAATGCCGCCACCAGCGCAAGGCCAAGGCTCCAGCCCAACGTGTCCATCATCAGCAATAAGCCACTGCCGCTGACCAGCATGCCGATCTTGTAACCACCCACTTGCAGGCTGTTGCCCAGCCCACGCCAACGCTCTGGCAACAGCCGCACGGCGAGGCCATCGGTGGCGATATCCTGAGTAGAGGCTGCCAGATTGACCAGCAGCAAAAGGCCAACCAGCAGCAGGAACTGGCTGTCGAACAGCCGCGCAGGCTCCATCAGCGCCAAGCCCGTAATCACCGCAATAACGCCTAACTGCAACGGCAGAATCCAGCCGCGCCGGTGCCCCAAGCGTGGTGATGCGAGCCGATCCACCCACGGCGCCCACAACACCTTGAGCAACCAAGGCAACGCCAACAACTTGAGCAAACCGATCAGCGCCAGATCAACCCCCTGCTGACGCAACAACACCGGTAGCGAATGGGCGATCAGCCCAGAGGGTAAGCCTTGAGCGCAATACAGCGAGGCCAGCAGCACAAGGGTGGCATTAGCAGGGCGTCGGTCGGGCTGCAGCATCAGCAATTCTCAACTCACAGGGCGCGCAATAATTGCGAGCCTCACTTTATGCAAAAAACATTAACTGTTCACGCCGGGATATTTTCAGAACTCCACCGGTTCCCCTGAGAAAAATCGGCATAGGTAGCAGTATCGAGGGTATGCATCGAAACATCGGAGAGCCCGGTA is from Pseudomonas sp. TMP9 and encodes:
- a CDS encoding MFS transporter, whose translation is MLQPDRRPANATLVLLASLYCAQGLPSGLIAHSLPVLLRQQGVDLALIGLLKLLALPWLLKVLWAPWVDRLASPRLGHRRGWILPLQLGVIAVITGLALMEPARLFDSQFLLLVGLLLLVNLAASTQDIATDGLAVRLLPERWRGLGNSLQVGGYKIGMLVSGSGLLLMMDTLGWSLGLALVAALLVLMTVPIWRFAEKRELPFQPAQAEPAGPGLLWRHYRGLLMQPGMLVWLAVLVSFKLGDALGSPMIKPMLVDQGWSNTELGQLTLISSLAGIAGAVIGGLLYARIGALHALMGFGLLQAGGIAAMALLVSAGSNSLLVYAVALFEQAADGMSTVALFAVMMSRCRPEHEGADFTLQASVQLLLAGLVGATSGLLATWLGYEVLFVAAGALGVLALPVVLLYFRRELPVASVPR